In a genomic window of Sutcliffiella sp. FSL R7-0096:
- the proC gene encoding pyrroline-5-carboxylate reductase produces the protein MLNEKVIGFIGAGSMAEAMISGIVASEIIPAKNVVVSNRSNIDRLMELEDKYGVRGVMKQDLNINELDIIVLAMKPKDIEIALASLKDQLNSSQLLLSVLAGVSTSYMEEGLNPGQPVIRVMPNTSSMIGESATAISAGKHVAMNHIVDTKVILETIGKVYTIEEEQMDVFTGVAGSGPAYFYYLMEHMEKTAKEAGLDEEVTRDVVAQTILGAAKMMQTNNEEPASLRKKVTSPNGTTAAGLEALSDNGGGKAISAAIKGAAERSKEISAEKEKELVLQ, from the coding sequence ATGTTGAACGAAAAAGTGATTGGATTTATCGGAGCAGGATCGATGGCAGAAGCGATGATTTCAGGCATCGTTGCAAGTGAAATTATCCCTGCAAAAAACGTGGTAGTAAGTAATAGATCAAACATTGACAGATTAATGGAACTTGAGGATAAATACGGTGTTCGTGGTGTTATGAAGCAAGACCTTAATATAAACGAACTAGACATTATTGTACTTGCCATGAAGCCGAAAGATATAGAAATTGCATTAGCTTCATTAAAAGATCAACTAAATTCTTCACAATTATTGCTTTCTGTATTAGCTGGTGTATCTACTAGCTATATGGAAGAGGGGTTAAACCCAGGTCAGCCTGTTATTCGCGTCATGCCGAACACATCAAGCATGATTGGTGAATCGGCAACAGCCATATCAGCAGGGAAGCATGTCGCGATGAATCATATAGTAGATACTAAAGTCATCCTAGAAACAATTGGCAAAGTATACACCATTGAAGAAGAGCAAATGGACGTTTTCACAGGAGTAGCCGGAAGTGGTCCAGCATATTTCTATTATTTAATGGAACATATGGAGAAAACAGCGAAAGAGGCAGGGTTAGATGAAGAGGTAACACGTGATGTCGTTGCTCAAACCATTCTCGGTGCTGCGAAGATGATGCAGACAAATAATGAAGAACCTGCTTCGTTAAGAAAGAAAGTGACTTCTCCAAACGGTACCACGGCAGCAGGACTAGAAGCTTTAAGTGACAATGGTGGTGGAAAAGCCATTTCAGCTGCGATCAAAGGTGCGGCAGAACGTTCGAAAGAGATCAGTGCAGAAAAGGAAAAAGAACTAGTACTACAGTAA